In Paractinoplanes brasiliensis, the following proteins share a genomic window:
- a CDS encoding RDD family protein, with the protein MAGKADGALDHGTMLTASFGRRLGALFIDWAVATVIAAALVDDLRANPWPQLGVFVLTHAFFVGLFGQTLGMALARIRCTSITDGGAIGIPRAIVRALLLALVIPAMINDGDGRGLHDRAAKSVMVQRP; encoded by the coding sequence ATGGCTGGCAAGGCGGACGGCGCGCTCGATCACGGCACGATGCTGACGGCGTCGTTCGGCCGCCGGCTCGGGGCGCTGTTCATCGACTGGGCGGTGGCCACCGTGATCGCGGCCGCGCTGGTCGACGACCTGCGCGCCAACCCGTGGCCTCAGCTGGGCGTCTTCGTCCTGACGCACGCGTTCTTCGTCGGACTGTTCGGACAGACCCTGGGCATGGCTCTGGCCCGCATCCGCTGCACCTCCATAACGGACGGTGGCGCGATCGGCATACCCCGGGCCATCGTGCGGGCGCTGCTGCTGGCCCTCGTGATCCCCGCGATGATCAACGACGGCGACGGCCGTGGCCTGCACGATCGCGCCGCCAAGTCGGTCATGGTCCAGCGTCCCTGA
- a CDS encoding MSMEG_6728 family protein: MQTFLPYADFVASAKVLDAKRLGKQRVETVQVLRGLTVPGYGWRHHPAVKMWRGYEEALVRYGLDMADVWTATGRADTTAATLLADLGTGAEIRTQEVLAKAGELPPWLGDPAVHHSHQSALLRKDPEFYRPLFGPDVPDDLPYLWPASDRAGREL, translated from the coding sequence GTGCAGACCTTCCTCCCGTACGCGGACTTCGTCGCCTCCGCCAAGGTGCTCGACGCCAAGCGGCTCGGCAAGCAGCGCGTCGAGACGGTGCAGGTGCTGCGGGGGCTGACCGTTCCCGGGTACGGGTGGCGGCACCACCCGGCCGTGAAGATGTGGCGGGGGTACGAGGAGGCGCTGGTGCGCTACGGCCTCGACATGGCCGACGTCTGGACAGCGACGGGCCGGGCCGACACCACCGCCGCGACGCTGCTGGCCGACCTCGGGACGGGGGCCGAGATCCGTACGCAGGAGGTTCTGGCGAAGGCGGGCGAGCTGCCACCGTGGCTGGGCGACCCGGCCGTGCACCACAGTCACCAGTCGGCGCTGCTGCGCAAGGACCCGGAGTTCTACCGTCCGCTGTTCGGCCCCGACGTCCCGGACGACTTGCCGTACTTGTGGCCGGCCTCGGACAGGGCGGGCCGCGAGCTGTAA
- a CDS encoding GNAT family N-acetyltransferase, with product MRIADVPEKERFEARDDDGALLGVITYQLTGNVIAYTHTRVEPEAEGHGVGGELARAAMEDAVAQGRLVVPICPFLGSWLDEHHEYDKVVARQHRRVK from the coding sequence GTGAGAATTGCGGACGTGCCCGAGAAGGAGCGCTTCGAGGCCCGGGACGACGACGGCGCCCTGCTCGGGGTGATCACCTATCAGCTGACCGGCAACGTGATCGCCTACACCCACACGCGGGTGGAGCCCGAGGCCGAGGGCCACGGCGTCGGCGGCGAGCTGGCCCGGGCTGCCATGGAGGACGCGGTGGCCCAGGGCCGGCTCGTGGTGCCGATCTGCCCGTTCCTCGGCTCCTGGCTCGACGAGCACCACGAGTACGACAAGGTGGTCGCCCGTCAGCACCGGCGCGTCAAATAG
- the glnA gene encoding type I glutamate--ammonia ligase, which produces MFANPEELLRYLKDEDVKFVDVRFCDLPGVMQHFNMPVESFDDSVVTDGLAFDGSSIRGFQAIHESDMMLLPDVTTAFVDPFRIQKTLALNFFIHDPFTREAYSRDPRNVAKKAETYLASSGIADTAYFGAEAEFYIFDSIRHSTAAHQSFYYIDSIEGAWNSGREEEGGNRGYKTAYKGGYFPVAPVDHYSDLRDAMVRRMIDVGFTVERSHHEVGTAGQAEINYKFSTLLHAGDQMQMFKYIIKNTAWEHGKTATFMPKPLFGDNGSGMHTHQSLWLNGEPLFYDETGYAGLSDTARWYIGGLLHHAPSLLAFTNPTVNSYRRLVPGYEAPVNLVYSQRNRSACTRIPVTGSNPKAKRVEFRVPDPSSNPYLSFSAQMMAGLDGIKNKIEPPAPIDKDLYDLPPEEWGSVKQVPGSLDAVLNSLENDHDFLTAGGVFTDDLISTWIDWKRANEIDPVRLRPTPHEFEMYYNV; this is translated from the coding sequence TTGTTCGCCAATCCCGAGGAACTCCTGCGATACCTCAAGGACGAGGACGTCAAATTCGTCGACGTGCGGTTCTGTGACCTGCCCGGTGTCATGCAGCACTTCAACATGCCGGTCGAGTCGTTCGACGACAGTGTGGTGACCGACGGTCTCGCCTTCGACGGATCCTCGATCCGCGGGTTCCAGGCCATCCACGAGTCCGACATGATGCTGCTGCCGGACGTCACCACGGCCTTCGTCGACCCGTTCCGCATCCAGAAGACGCTGGCCCTCAACTTCTTCATCCACGACCCGTTCACGCGCGAGGCCTACTCGCGTGACCCGCGGAACGTGGCCAAGAAGGCCGAGACCTACCTGGCGTCCAGCGGCATCGCCGACACCGCCTACTTCGGCGCCGAGGCCGAGTTCTACATCTTCGACTCGATCCGCCACTCCACCGCCGCGCACCAGTCGTTCTACTACATCGACTCGATCGAGGGCGCCTGGAACTCCGGCCGCGAGGAGGAAGGCGGCAACCGCGGCTACAAGACCGCGTACAAGGGCGGCTACTTCCCCGTCGCGCCGGTCGACCACTACAGCGACCTGCGCGACGCCATGGTCCGCCGCATGATCGACGTCGGCTTCACCGTCGAGCGTTCGCACCACGAGGTCGGCACCGCCGGCCAGGCCGAGATCAACTACAAGTTCTCGACCCTGCTGCACGCCGGCGACCAGATGCAGATGTTCAAGTACATCATCAAGAACACCGCCTGGGAACACGGCAAGACCGCCACGTTCATGCCAAAGCCGCTGTTCGGCGACAACGGCTCGGGCATGCACACCCACCAGAGCCTCTGGCTCAACGGCGAGCCGCTGTTCTACGACGAGACCGGCTACGCGGGTCTGTCGGACACGGCCCGCTGGTACATCGGCGGCCTGCTGCACCACGCGCCCAGCCTGCTGGCGTTCACCAACCCGACGGTCAACTCGTACCGTCGCCTGGTGCCCGGCTACGAGGCCCCGGTCAACCTGGTCTACTCGCAGCGCAACCGCTCGGCCTGCACCCGCATCCCGGTCACGGGAAGCAACCCGAAGGCCAAGCGCGTCGAGTTCCGGGTGCCCGACCCGTCCTCGAACCCGTACCTGTCGTTCTCGGCCCAGATGATGGCCGGCCTCGACGGCATCAAGAACAAGATCGAGCCCCCGGCCCCGATCGACAAGGACCTGTACGACCTGCCGCCGGAGGAATGGGGCAGCGTCAAGCAGGTCCCCGGCTCGCTCGACGCGGTGCTCAACAGCCTCGAGAACGACCACGACTTCCTCACCGCGGGCGGCGTCTTCACCGACGACCTGATCTCCACCTGGATCGACTGGAAACGCGCCAACGAGATCGACCCGGTCCGCCTCCGCCCGACCCCCCACGAGTTCGAGATGTACTACAACGTCTGA
- a CDS encoding DUF427 domain-containing protein produces MSEFEPPAPVVERTPRRVRVRLGGTVVADSSRAWLLDEISERGFPTYFVPFEDVRDDALEEGTAGRWTVVAAGRRAADAAWTDDRFEQLNGHVTFSWESLDWYEEDEQVFVHARSPRHRVDAVRSSRRVQVFVGGDEVANSTRPVIVFETSLPTRYYLPFADVRSELLTASETVTRCPYKGVARYWSHPALADAAWSYPEPIPEMPKIRDLVCFFNERVDIVLDGVPLERPVSPFS; encoded by the coding sequence ATGTCTGAGTTCGAGCCGCCCGCGCCCGTTGTTGAGCGGACGCCGCGGCGGGTGCGGGTTCGCCTGGGTGGCACTGTGGTGGCTGACAGCAGCCGGGCGTGGCTGCTCGACGAGATCTCTGAGCGCGGGTTCCCGACCTACTTTGTGCCCTTCGAGGACGTGCGCGATGACGCGCTCGAGGAAGGCACGGCGGGCCGCTGGACGGTCGTCGCGGCGGGGCGGCGGGCGGCGGACGCGGCCTGGACGGATGACCGTTTCGAGCAGCTCAACGGGCATGTGACGTTCTCGTGGGAGTCGCTCGACTGGTACGAGGAGGACGAACAGGTCTTCGTGCACGCCAGGTCGCCGCGGCATCGGGTTGACGCCGTGCGCAGCTCGCGGCGGGTGCAGGTGTTCGTCGGCGGGGACGAGGTGGCGAACAGCACGCGGCCCGTGATCGTGTTCGAGACGTCGCTGCCGACGCGCTACTACCTGCCGTTCGCCGATGTGCGGAGCGAGCTGCTGACCGCGAGCGAGACCGTGACGCGATGCCCGTACAAGGGTGTGGCCCGTTACTGGTCGCACCCGGCGCTGGCCGACGCCGCGTGGAGCTACCCCGAGCCGATCCCCGAGATGCCGAAGATCCGGGACCTGGTCTGCTTCTTCAACGAGCGCGTCGACATCGTGCTGGACGGGGTGCCGCTGGAACGGCCGGTCAGCCCGTTCTCGTGA
- a CDS encoding BTAD domain-containing putative transcriptional regulator, whose translation MEIAVLGPVELCGRAVSGARLGALVTLLALDAGRVVSADRLIDGVWGEQPPAAAGNALQALVSRLRRAAPELTVEATPHGYRLAVEPEQVDAHVFARLAPTDPVAALRFWRGDLEFPEVARADAVRLERLRRQALKQRLADELGKRPVLGEVEALLTADPLDESLVALQMRALRDEGDQGRALEAYESFRARLADELGADPSPELRELHLKLLRGETKRGNLPAEVSSFVGRESDVTAVRDLLRSHRLVTLIGPGGSGKTRLSVEAGAGVPGEVWRVELAPVTDPAEIPQAILSALGRRGHAVLDRPGRSARTGLREVIAGRTMLLILDNCEHLIAGAAEVADELLRAAPTLTLLATSREPLGIAGERLFPVEPLALPPVGAAASSACAYPAVRLLLDRAAGFVLTEENTPAAVRVCRALDGMPLAIELAAARLRTLPVTVLADRLADRFRLLTGGSRTALPRHQTLRAVVDWSWDLLGEPERRLWRRFALFHGGAELAAIERVCGADVDTVAALVDKSLLVLGPDGRYRMLETIREYGLERLAEAGESESQRLAVTRWLLDLAATADPHLRDSDQLVWLPRLATEHDNMQASVRAAIDAGDRVTAAALVARLGWYWWLSGHRPEGAQLAVEVAAMPGDAADEDVALVHTYAAINGLEGGLPVDLIEMNFRAAQRLSAGRLPEHPALRLLPALAAMFDERAAPGDGFALIEPLFDDPDPWLRAVAKLFTSQLRLNFGHSAEVAEAEMREALEGFRTIGERWGLGFALSALGDMAAAQGDFTRAVSWQREAIALVREVGIREDLPQMVVKLAHQLWLAGEADEARATLKQARQAAEEVDLPEVIASVAYGTATFARMEGDLEEARRCMDAAVHWMRHPSALPQFRAMASHTRGLIDAAGGDLAGARRSHTDAVRTAVESRDSPVIALTLVGLAELELRENNPERAAFLLGASDAVRGSRDLSVPDVDRITGEARAALGEAGFASAYRRASGTTMFTAAELV comes from the coding sequence GTGGAGATCGCGGTGCTCGGCCCGGTCGAGCTGTGCGGCCGCGCCGTTTCGGGGGCCCGCCTCGGCGCGCTCGTGACCCTGCTCGCCCTCGACGCCGGTCGGGTCGTGTCGGCGGACAGGCTGATCGACGGCGTGTGGGGCGAGCAGCCGCCGGCCGCCGCGGGCAACGCGTTGCAGGCGCTGGTGTCACGGCTGCGGCGGGCCGCCCCGGAACTCACCGTCGAGGCCACGCCGCACGGGTATCGGCTGGCCGTCGAGCCGGAGCAGGTGGACGCGCACGTCTTCGCCCGGCTGGCCCCCACCGATCCGGTCGCGGCGCTGCGGTTCTGGCGGGGTGACCTGGAGTTCCCCGAGGTGGCGCGGGCCGACGCCGTACGTCTGGAACGCCTGCGCCGCCAGGCGCTCAAGCAACGCCTCGCCGACGAACTCGGGAAGCGTCCGGTGCTGGGCGAGGTGGAGGCCCTGCTGACCGCCGACCCGCTCGACGAGTCGCTGGTGGCGCTGCAGATGCGGGCGCTGCGCGACGAGGGCGATCAGGGCCGGGCGCTCGAGGCGTACGAGTCGTTCCGTGCCCGCCTGGCCGACGAGCTGGGCGCCGACCCCTCGCCGGAGCTGCGGGAACTGCACCTGAAACTGCTGCGCGGCGAGACGAAGCGGGGCAACCTGCCCGCCGAGGTGAGCAGCTTCGTGGGCCGCGAGTCCGATGTGACCGCCGTACGGGATCTTTTGCGAAGCCACCGCCTGGTGACGTTGATCGGGCCGGGTGGTAGTGGCAAGACCCGTCTGTCGGTAGAGGCCGGGGCCGGGGTGCCGGGCGAGGTGTGGCGGGTCGAGCTGGCCCCGGTGACCGATCCGGCGGAGATTCCGCAGGCCATCCTGTCCGCCCTGGGCCGGCGCGGTCATGCCGTGCTGGACCGGCCGGGCCGCAGCGCGCGCACCGGCCTGCGGGAGGTGATCGCGGGCCGCACGATGCTGCTGATCCTCGACAACTGCGAGCATCTGATCGCCGGGGCGGCCGAGGTCGCCGACGAGTTGCTGCGGGCCGCTCCCACGCTGACGTTGCTGGCCACGAGCCGCGAGCCGCTGGGCATCGCGGGCGAACGGCTCTTTCCGGTCGAGCCGCTGGCCCTCCCGCCGGTGGGTGCGGCAGCGTCGTCCGCTTGCGCCTATCCCGCCGTACGCCTCCTGCTCGATCGCGCCGCGGGCTTCGTCCTCACCGAGGAGAACACCCCGGCCGCCGTACGGGTGTGCCGTGCGCTCGACGGCATGCCGCTCGCGATCGAGCTGGCCGCCGCCCGGCTGCGCACCCTGCCCGTGACCGTGCTGGCCGATCGCCTCGCCGACCGGTTCCGCCTGCTCACCGGGGGCAGCCGCACCGCGCTCCCCCGGCATCAGACGCTGCGCGCGGTGGTCGACTGGAGCTGGGATCTGCTCGGCGAACCCGAGCGGCGGCTGTGGCGGCGGTTCGCGCTGTTCCACGGCGGCGCCGAGCTGGCCGCGATCGAGCGGGTGTGCGGGGCCGATGTGGACACCGTGGCCGCCCTGGTCGACAAGTCGCTGCTCGTGCTCGGCCCCGACGGTCGTTACCGCATGCTCGAGACGATTCGCGAGTACGGCCTGGAGCGGCTGGCCGAGGCGGGCGAGTCGGAGTCGCAGCGGCTGGCGGTGACGCGCTGGCTGCTCGATCTGGCCGCGACGGCCGACCCGCACCTGCGCGACTCCGATCAGCTGGTGTGGCTGCCCCGCCTGGCCACCGAGCACGACAACATGCAGGCCTCGGTGCGGGCCGCGATCGACGCGGGCGACCGGGTCACGGCGGCGGCGTTGGTGGCCCGCCTGGGCTGGTACTGGTGGCTGAGCGGGCACCGGCCGGAGGGCGCCCAGCTGGCGGTCGAGGTCGCGGCGATGCCGGGCGACGCCGCCGACGAGGACGTGGCGCTGGTCCACACCTACGCGGCGATCAACGGCTTGGAAGGTGGGCTGCCGGTCGACCTGATCGAGATGAACTTCCGGGCGGCGCAGCGGCTGAGCGCCGGTCGCCTGCCGGAGCATCCGGCCCTGCGGCTGCTTCCGGCCCTGGCCGCGATGTTCGACGAGCGGGCCGCGCCGGGTGATGGCTTCGCGCTGATCGAGCCGCTGTTCGACGACCCCGATCCGTGGCTGCGGGCGGTGGCCAAGCTGTTCACGTCGCAGCTGCGGCTGAACTTCGGGCACAGCGCCGAGGTGGCCGAGGCCGAGATGCGGGAGGCGCTGGAGGGCTTCCGCACGATCGGTGAACGCTGGGGGCTGGGTTTCGCGCTCAGCGCTCTGGGCGACATGGCCGCGGCTCAGGGCGACTTCACCCGGGCGGTCAGCTGGCAACGCGAGGCGATCGCGCTGGTCCGCGAGGTCGGCATCCGTGAGGATCTGCCGCAGATGGTGGTCAAGCTGGCCCATCAGCTGTGGCTGGCCGGTGAGGCCGACGAGGCGCGGGCGACGCTCAAGCAGGCGCGGCAGGCGGCCGAGGAGGTCGACCTGCCCGAGGTGATCGCGTCGGTGGCGTACGGAACGGCGACGTTCGCCCGCATGGAGGGCGACCTCGAGGAGGCCCGCCGATGCATGGACGCGGCCGTCCACTGGATGCGCCACCCGTCCGCGCTGCCACAGTTCCGGGCGATGGCGTCGCACACCCGGGGGCTGATCGACGCCGCGGGCGGTGACCTGGCCGGGGCCCGGCGCAGCCACACCGACGCGGTGCGGACGGCGGTCGAGTCCCGGGACTCCCCGGTGATCGCGCTGACCCTGGTCGGGCTGGCCGAGCTCGAGCTGCGTGAGAACAACCCGGAACGGGCGGCTTTCCTGCTCGGGGCTTCCGATGCCGTACGGGGGTCGCGGGATCTGTCGGTGCCGGACGTCGACCGCATCACCGGCGAAGCCCGCGCCGCGCTGGGCGAGGCGGGCTTCGCATCGGCTTACCGACGGGCGTCCGGAACGACGATGTTCACCGCCGCCGAGCTGGTCTGA